Within Thamnophis elegans isolate rThaEle1 chromosome 11, rThaEle1.pri, whole genome shotgun sequence, the genomic segment gagaggaagggaggaggaggaggaagggagggagggaagcttcATATGAGAAATAGTTATCTGCACACATTTGACTTAACTTCATCCTGTTCATTGACCCCAAATATTTTATTCCCTGAATACTGAGAGTTTCTAAGCATATACAGGACCAAGAAGCTGGAAGTATAGCTTTCTGTGTGCTCAGCATAAGAGTTGTTCATGAACATGGGGAGGGTGGTGCTGTATTGTTACTTGTCCTACCTCAAAGAACTACAGGCACACATTTGTTGCATCTCTTCCAGATTAGAGATACATGTTACCTCTGTGTGCAAGAGTACCCCACCACAACCCAGAATAGTCATACTCTATGGGTAGAGAGGAACCGTGTCAACAGAGGTGCAACTCTGGCGTGTTGGTTTTACACAAATGCAGCTCCAGTGGAACTGAGGACTGGGATAAATGGGCACAATCCAGATTAAACTTCAGTTTGTTcaaaaatataattgaaattaatcaagtctgTATTCCTGTACATACACTGATTCCTTTATCACACCAGCATCCTTGTGTTCTTGAGAGGATTACCATTTTAGGGGAAGGTCTTAAATTTAGTCTCTGATAAAACATTCAATTCATATCACTAGAGAAGGGTATGCAAGAGTGACTGCTTACTGATACTTCAGAGAATGACCTTTGTGCTTGTTCAAAAGAATAGACCAAATAGTTTCCAAAATAGCTTTAGGTAGCATTCTTAGAAGACCAAACCATCAGAATTTCAAACACATGAACCACATTTCGCACATAACAAAGGATAGGCTTGCGGAAGTTATCGATCAGAATTTGAAACCAACCCAGGACGCTTTTCTTTGTTATCTGACCAGTTCTGCTTTAAAAGATAATTGCCTTACAAAAGTCATAAAACCGTTGAATTTGGCACTGACCATTGTACTCACTTCAATCCATTCCTTGCCGTGGCTTGATGACTTTTTGCAGTTCTACCAGCTTTAATTACAGTAGGACGGGAAGTTAGAAAAAAAAGACTTCACAAAGCTTGGGTTGAGGGGGTGGGAATTGGCCTTTAAGTGTCAGGATGTATTGTTTTTAAGAAAGCCTGTTCAGAATTGAGAATTTGGGGAGAACAGGATGTTTTTgccagggaaaaaaataatccgATTTCAGAAGAAATTTGGCAATTTCTCCAGTTCTTCAACTCCCAGTTTCTTACCATTACTAAATGTATGTGCTTGTGTATGCGTGTTCTTGTgtgtaataaatacattttagctGGCCTGTTTTGCATTCTAGTACAAATAAAGCATTCAGTTCATAAACTAATGGATTACAGAAATAATCAGAACATTTCATTTCTTGTCTGCTCTTGCTACACTTCCAATGAACACTAATTCAGCAAACATGTTGTCACCCTTCTCACAGCTTCCCACTGGTTGGGAATTATGATGTCCCCTAAAAGGTTCTCGAACCGAGCATTGTGAGCTTATTCTACTAATCAAGGGAAGTGAGTAGGTATTGctttgaagagagagagagacaaatggGAATGCCTAATGGTAGATCCCAAATCTCTTGGTGAGAGGGTGGAATTGTAAAGTGGTTTCCAAAAACCTTGAAATGCAAGGTAGTTTTGTATTATAGATAGCCCTCTTTAGACAAGAACTGTCCGCGGAAACAATATTATCACTTTGCGGATTGAAATTTGCACAACTCCCCTCTCTTCCCCGCTTGGTTACAAAGCTATACATCTTTTGCTGCAAAGATGGTGGGTCTTGGACACCTGTTCCACTTCGGCTGAAGAACACACAACGTTAAAATCCCCACCCAGCAAGAGGATCATACTGAAGCACCTGTGATAGTGATAGACAGTGATCATACTTCTGTACTGAAAGCCCTCAGATTTGGAAAGGTCCCGTGGATGGCGCAGTGATGGATCACCGGGTAATTctggtgggttgccattttgaCAGGCGGCCCCATATCCTTGCAGCATATGGGGGTGTAGGAGACACTCTCGCCCCCGTTCTGTACCATGTCAGCGGTCTGTATGTAAAAGGGGGCACTGCAAGGGGAACAGACTGGGCCATAGTTCCGGTTACTCTGTTTGTTAAGCTCACAGGGTGGAAAAGAGGAGTTGCCCTGCCCGTCCATGATACGACAGTTGCAAGCATTACACATAATGTAGTGTGAGTGCGGGGGACGATTGacttcttcctcctccgccgcctcctcttcctcttcttcctcttcggcTTCCTGAGATTCATCCTTCTTGCAGCAATAATACTAAAGCGGGAGAGGAATATTTTTATTAGCACGCAAAAATTTGAGGAACAACAGTTAAAATAGATGATCTACGGAAAACATTTGCCTGctgtcaattacctcccatagacccgttagatcgcacagggtcggcctcctccgggttccgtccaccagccaatgccatctggctaccacccgggggagggccttctctgtagcagctccggccctttggaatgaactccccgcggagatccg encodes:
- the LOC116514669 gene encoding protein FAM163A-like → MTAGTVVITGGILATVILLCIIAVLCYCRLQYYCCKKDESQEAEEEEEEEEAAEEEEVNRPPHSHYIMCNACNCRIMDGQGNSSFPPCELNKQSNRNYGPVCSPCSAPFYIQTADMVQNGGESVSYTPICCKDMGPPVKMATHQNYPVIHHCAIHGTFPNLRAFSTEV